Part of the Tolypothrix sp. PCC 7910 genome, GTGGTCACTACTGCTTCAATGGTATTGCTGAAGATTTGCAAGCGATTGCTAATAACTTGCCCGGAAAAGTTAGTTCTAATTTCTTTATTTAATAACTCTTCCCAATGCCACCGCACTGTATGTTCTACTGCTGTAGCTTTCACAGTCCGGACTCCAGTGAGAGCCTCGATTAAGTAACTACTTTCATTAGCTACAGCATTAAAGATTTCGCGGGAAATTCTTTGTAAAAAAGGCGTGGCAATTAATGCTAATAAAGCAAACGGCGGTATAATAACCAGCACGAGTAACGCCATCTTCCAACTGTACCAAAACATTAATCCTACATAGATAAATACTGTGAGTAAATCTAGGAAAATGGATAATGCTTCGCCAGAAAGGAAACGTTGAATTTTGCGGTTTTCTTGGACGCGGGAGATGATATCCCCTACATAACGAGACTCGAAGAAACTCAAGGGTAAACGCAGAGTATGGCGAATAAAGCCAACGATTAACGCTAAATCTATACGATTAGCTGTGTGATCAAGCAGATATTGCCTTAACCCGGTCATCGCTACCCGGAAAAGGCTAAAAATCAGCAAGCCGATACCGACTGCAGTTAATGTGAGTTGCGATTGCTGTACAACTACTCGGTCTAAAATTAACTGGGTGAACAGTGGTGTAATCAGCCCAAATATCTGGATGAATACCGAAGCAATAAATACTTCCAGCATTACCAAACTGTGAGGCTTGAGTAACTCAAAGAATTGCCAAAAGGGGGTAGAGGTTTCTTTGGCATCTTTGAGCATAGCTGTGGGTTGCAGCAGCAATGTATAACCAGTCCAGCCAGCTTGAAACTCTGCATGACTGAGGGTGCGTTGACCAATTCCTGGGTCAGCAACAATCACCTGTTTCGGGGTAATTTCGTAGACTACGATGTAATGTTTGCCTTCCCAATGAACAATTGCAGGTAATTTTTGCTTGGCTAACTGATTCAGACTCGCCTTGACAGGTCTAGTTGCAAAGCCTAAGCTTTCCGCCGTTGTTAATAAACCCCGCAACGATGCACCATTGCGGTCTACATTGGCAATATCCCGCAACCGATTGACACTAAAGCGTTTACCCCAATAGCGAGATACCATCACCAAACAAGCTGCACCGCAGTCTGAGGCGCTTTGCTGGGCGAAAAATGGATAGCGGCGAGTCACCCGTTGCCATAAATGCCCAACTTGCTGGGTAGGTTTGGGAAAATAGGCTTTACTAATCTTTTTTTGTGGTGGTTCTGGGGTAGAGATTGCAGAAATAGCTGTTTGATGATTTGGAGTTGATGCGTAGGCGTAGCCCGTCGTAGACATCGCAGTTACAGCAGAATTATCTGGTTCTACTTGTAGAGAATTACGAGATAGTGCTTGTTGCCATAGATGTACTTGAATTTGGGAATAATTAGCCATCAATTGCTGCAACAATTCACCTGGAACAAAGCACAACTGCAAATTCATCGAAGCTCTAGCAGCGTAAGATTTTAACTTAGCTTTCGGGAACAAGGTAAATTCCCCAAATGCAGATCCTAACTCTAAAGTCGTAATTAACTCACCTGCTTCATTCAGCAACCTCACCTTACCAGCAAGCACAATGTAAATACCAGGTTCAACGTCAGTTCCTTGCCAAAATTTACCCACTTTGGGGTTGATAAATTTAAATTGTGCCAGACAGCGTTGAAATTCTGCCTCGGAAAGCGAATATCCCAAAATATTGCTGAACTGTTCTAGAGACACTAACGGATCTGATAGATTTTGCACCATGAATCTCTGAGTCTGTTCCTAATTTTGCAAAGTTAAGAGGCAAAAATTCAGCTTTATCTGATATATTTGCGGCTTTGAGGTCGTCAATTAAAATTTTGGCATTCTTAGTTTTTTCTGCTGTTATATTCTCAGCAATGCTAGCTTTTGGTCGAATTGATAACCCCATTTGCTTCAGCAATCGATTGATGTGATGACCGCTGACTTTAATTCCCAATTCTTTCGCTAACTGTTGACTCAACCAGTTACCTGTCCAACGCTGAAAAGAATAGCCGTAATCACGAGGGCTATGAATCACAAGTTCTTTTAAACGTTCTAAATATTCTTCATTTACTGCTTTAGGACGACCAATTGCACAATCTTGCCATTGATGTGCCATCCCAGTACGTGCTATATGCATCCAATGCCTAGCAGTTGCCGGACAGCATCCCAACGTCTGACAAATTATGGTTTGAGATTTTCCTTCATCTGTCAGTAACATAATTTCAATCCGCTGACGGTAAGATTCAGGTAGATTTTCTTGTAAACTCCTTTGCAGAATTTTACGCTGAAAAGGTGTTAAACATTTACCATCAAAGTTACCCGAATATTTAGTGCCAGTTTCTGTTTGGTAGTACGTCATATCTAACTAGCTATCTTCTAAGTTTCTCGGTGAGTAGGTCGAGTTCGATCATCGCTCATTCATAAATCAATTGAGATTTAAAAGAGCTTTATCCTTGCGAAATTGTTTGATAATTACTAGTTAAACCCAGATGATTGCAGCCTTAATTTCACCTTTTAAGCATTACTTTCAAAGCAAGTATAAGTCCGGCATTGATAGCTCATGATAGAAGACGTGCAAGTATTTACTCCGCTTCTATATAAGAATCTTAATATATGAATAATTAGAAATACTTTAAAGTAAAGGTATGGTTAAAAAGTAATTGTTTCTTGTTTAAAAAACTGTTTTTCATATCTAAATTAATGAATATAATAAATAGTTAAGAATAATCAATATTCAATATTTATTGAGAGGTTTTAAACAGAAATTATAAATTAATTGTGAAATTTGAAGAGGCGGTATAGCAACATAGCTATACTGCCTCCGTTCATGTGGTTAACTTCATAAATAGAATTATACCGTCACGAAATCAACCGCCGTAATTAAGTTAGTTTGAACGCCAATCA contains:
- a CDS encoding peptidase domain-containing ABC transporter, with product MVQNLSDPLVSLEQFSNILGYSLSEAEFQRCLAQFKFINPKVGKFWQGTDVEPGIYIVLAGKVRLLNEAGELITTLELGSAFGEFTLFPKAKLKSYAARASMNLQLCFVPGELLQQLMANYSQIQVHLWQQALSRNSLQVEPDNSAVTAMSTTGYAYASTPNHQTAISAISTPEPPQKKISKAYFPKPTQQVGHLWQRVTRRYPFFAQQSASDCGAACLVMVSRYWGKRFSVNRLRDIANVDRNGASLRGLLTTAESLGFATRPVKASLNQLAKQKLPAIVHWEGKHYIVVYEITPKQVIVADPGIGQRTLSHAEFQAGWTGYTLLLQPTAMLKDAKETSTPFWQFFELLKPHSLVMLEVFIASVFIQIFGLITPLFTQLILDRVVVQQSQLTLTAVGIGLLIFSLFRVAMTGLRQYLLDHTANRIDLALIVGFIRHTLRLPLSFFESRYVGDIISRVQENRKIQRFLSGEALSIFLDLLTVFIYVGLMFWYSWKMALLVLVIIPPFALLALIATPFLQRISREIFNAVANESSYLIEALTGVRTVKATAVEHTVRWHWEELLNKEIRTNFSGQVISNRLQIFSNTIEAVVTTALLWFGAHLVIENQLTIGQLVAFNMLLGNIITPFQRLIVLWNQFQEVVIAVERINDVLDTEPEEDLQHQARQNLPYIRGNIRFENVTFRYHPESDINILENLSFEVKPGQMVALVGRSGSGKTTISKLVLGLYPPTDGKVLIDGQDITSISLRSLRQEVGVVDQDTFLFGGTIRENISLGHPGVSLTEVIEAAKLAGADDFIKKLPMGYETQIGEGGGLLSGGQRQRIAIARALLGNPRLLILDEATSHLDTESERIIQQNLNTILKGRTTLVIAHRLSTVQNADVILVLDKGVLIESGTHAELMAKRGHYFYLNQQQLQGVA
- a CDS encoding helix-turn-helix domain-containing protein, with product MTYYQTETGTKYSGNFDGKCLTPFQRKILQRSLQENLPESYRQRIEIMLLTDEGKSQTIICQTLGCCPATARHWMHIARTGMAHQWQDCAIGRPKAVNEEYLERLKELVIHSPRDYGYSFQRWTGNWLSQQLAKELGIKVSGHHINRLLKQMGLSIRPKASIAENITAEKTKNAKILIDDLKAANISDKAEFLPLNFAKLGTDSEIHGAKSIRSVSVSRTVQQYFGIFAFRGRISTLSGTI